In one Merismopedia glauca CCAP 1448/3 genomic region, the following are encoded:
- a CDS encoding glutathione peroxidase translates to MTQTLANIAVKTIKGQDTSFKKYLGKVLLIVNVASYCGYTSQYQGLEELNKKYHDKGLRILAFPCNDYGAQEPGTNAEIAQFCDSHYGVTFELFDKIHAKGSEQHPLYAYLTQAIPPQGDVAWNFEKFLVNKKGEVVVRYGSAVTPNSAELIAAIEAELVK, encoded by the coding sequence ATGACTCAAACTTTAGCTAATATCGCTGTCAAAACTATTAAGGGTCAAGATACCTCTTTCAAAAAATATCTAGGTAAAGTCCTTTTGATCGTCAATGTGGCTTCTTACTGCGGCTATACTTCCCAATATCAAGGGTTAGAAGAATTAAACAAAAAATACCACGATAAAGGATTGCGGATTCTAGCTTTCCCCTGCAATGACTACGGCGCGCAAGAACCAGGAACTAACGCCGAAATTGCCCAATTTTGCGATAGCCACTATGGGGTAACGTTTGAATTGTTTGATAAAATCCACGCCAAAGGTTCCGAACAGCATCCCCTCTATGCTTATCTGACTCAAGCTATTCCTCCTCAAGGTGATGTCGCTTGGAATTTTGAGAAATTTCTTGTCAACAAAAAAGGGGAAGTCGTAGTTCGCTACGGTAGCGCTGTCACACCCAATTCAGCCGAATTAATCGCCGCAATTGAAGCAGAATTAGTCAAATAA